In Platichthys flesus chromosome 21, fPlaFle2.1, whole genome shotgun sequence, the following are encoded in one genomic region:
- the LOC133932851 gene encoding leukocyte elastase inhibitor-like: MASSAALSKANTSFCLDLFKKLSDNDKAANVFYSPFSISSALAMVMLGARGNTHTQMSESLKTKHCQDNVHADFSKLLNALNKADAPYSLSVANRLYGEQSYQFVEDFLGETRNHYDAELESVDFKTSHEAARLNINTWVEKQTQGKIPNVLAQGVVDNMTRLVLVNAIYFKGNWNKKFNECETVDAQFRINKKERKPVKMMYQETKFPLTFISEVNCQVLEIPYKGKELSMLIFLPKDIDDSSTGLEKLEEKLTYENFVKWTCRDTMDNQEVKLGLPRFKMEESYDMKDVLISMGMVDAFDMAMSDFSGMSPSKDLVLSKVVHKAFVEVNEVGTEAAAATACVMMEQCCRLLIPVRFIADHPFLFFIRHNSTMSVLFAGRFCSPQ, translated from the exons ATGGCATCATCAGCCGCTCTGTCCAAGGCCAACACCAGCTTCTGTCTGGATCTGTTCAAGAAGCTGAGTGACAACGACAAGGCAGCAAATGTCTTTTACTCTCCATTTAGCATCTCCTCAGCCCTGGCTATGGTGATGCTGGGGGCcagaggcaacacacacacacagatgtcagaG AGCCTGAAGACCAAGCACTGTCAGGACAACGTCCACGCTGACTTCAGTAAACTGCTGAATGCACTCAACAAGGCAGATGCTCCGTACTCCCTCAGTGTTGCCAACAGACTGTACGGGGAGCAGTCCTACCAGTTTGTCGAG GATTTTTTGGGAGAAACCAGGAATCACTACGATGCAGAGCTGGAGTCTGTGGACTTCAAAACCAGCCATGAAGCAGCAAGACTTAACATCAACACGTGGGTGGAGAAGCAGACTCAAG GTAAAATTCCGAATGTGCTGGCCCAGGGTGTGGTGGACAACATGACCAGGCTGGTACTGGTGAATGCCATCTACTTCAAAGGCAACTGGAACAAGAAGTTTAATGAGTGTGAAACAGTTGATGCTCAGTTCAGAATCAACAAG AAAGAGAGGAAGCCAGTGAAGATGATGTATCAGGAAACCAAGTTCCCTTTGACCTTCATCTCTGAAGTCAACTGTCAG GTCTTGGAGATTCCTTACAAAGGGAAGGAGCTCAGCATGCTCATATTTCTCCCAAAGGATATAGACGATAGTTCAACTGGTCTGGAGAAG ctggaggagaagctgaccTATGAGAACTTTGTGAAGTGGACTTGTCGAGACACGATGGATAATCAAGAGGTTAAACTGGGCCTGCCTCGGTTCAAGATGGAGGAGAGTTATGACATGAAGGATGTCCTGATCAGCATGGGCATGGTGGATGCCTTCGATATGGCAATGAGTGACTTCTCAG GCATGTCTCCTTCCAAAGACCTGGTGCTGTCAAAGGTCGTTCACAAGGCTTTTGTTGAGGTCAATGAGGTGGGAAccgaggctgctgctgccactgcttgCGTCATGATGGAACAGTGTTGTCGATTGTTGATTCCAGTCAGATTCATTGCAGACCatcccttcctcttctttatcCGACATAACTCCACAATGAGCGTTCTGTTTGCCGGCCGCTTCTGCTCCCCTCAGTGA
- the LOC133932848 gene encoding leukocyte elastase inhibitor-like isoform X1, translating to MASSADLSKANTSFCLDLFKKLSDNDKAANVFYSPFSISSALAMVMLGARGNTHTQMSEVLSFTEAEKPQPAGAQQMQMQQQVQSTLPMHLLKSLKTKHCQDNVHADFSKLLNALNKADAPYSLSVANRLYGEQSYQFVEDFLGETRKHYNAELESVDFQTSHEAARLNINTWVEKQTQGKIQDVLAQGVVDNMTRLVLVNAIYFKGNWNKQFKESDTKDAQFRINKNETKPVKMMHQKTKFPLTFISEVNCQVLEIPYKGEELSMLIFLPMDIDDSSTGLEKLEKELTYENFVEWTRPDMMDKGEVQLGLPRFKMEEKYDMKDVLISMGMVDAFDSGMCDFSGMSPSNDLVLSKVVHKAFVEVNEVGTEAAAATAAIMMLRCLPMPPARFIADHPFVFFIRHNPTMSVLFAGRFCSPQ from the exons ATGGCATCATCAGCTGATCTGTCCAAGGCCAACACCAGCTTCTGTCTGGATCTGTTCAAGAAGCTGAGTGACAACGACAAGGCAGCAAATGTCTTTTACTCTCCATTTAGCATCTCCTCAGCCCTGGCTATGGTGATGCTGGGGGCcagaggcaacacacacacacagatgtcagaG GTCCTCAGCTTCACTGAGGCAGAGAAGCCGCAGCCTGCAGGAGCACAGCAGatgcagatgcagcagcaggtcCAGTCCACACTGCCAATGCATCTGCTGAAG AGCCTGAAGACCAAGCACTGTCAGGACAACGTCCACGCTGACTTCAGTAAACTGCTGAATGCACTCAACAAGGCAGATGCTCCGTACTCCCTCAGTGTTGCCAACAGACTGTACGGGGAGCAGTCCTACCAGTTTGTCgag GATTTTTTGGGAGAAACCAGGAAGCACTACAATGCAGAGCTGGAGTCTGTGGACTTCCAAACCAGCCATGAAGCAGCAAGACTTAACATCAACACGTGGGTGGAGAAGCAGACTCAAG GTAAAATTCAGGATGTGCTGGCCCAGGGTGTGGTGGACAACATGACCAGGCTGGTGCTGGTGAATGCCATCTACTTCAAAGGCAACTGGAACAAGCAGTTTAAGGAGAGTGACACAAAAGATGCTCAGTTCAGAATCAACAAG AATGAGACGAAGCCAGTGAAGATGATGCATCAGAAAACCAAGTTCCCTTTGACCTTCATCTCTGAGGTCAACTGTCAG GTCTTGGAGATTCCTTACAAAGGGGAGGAGCTCagcatgctcatctttctcccCATGGATATAGATGACAGTTCAACTGGTCTGGAGAAG ctggagaaggagctgacCTATGAGAACTTTGTTGAGTGGACTCGTCCAGACATGATGGATAAAGGAGAGGTTCAATTGGGCCTGCCTCGGTTCAAAATGGAGGAGAAGTATGACATGAAGGATGTCCTGATCAGCATGGGCATGGTGGATGCCTTTGATTCGGGCATGTGTGACTTCTCAG GCATGTCTCCTTCCAATGACCTGGTGCTGTCAAAGGTCGTCCACAAGGCTTTTGTTGAGGTCAATGAGGTGGGAAccgaggctgctgctgccactgctgccaTCATGATGCTGCGCTGTCTTCCAATGCCTCCAGCCAGATTCATTGCAGACCATCCCTTCGTCTTCTTTATCCGACATAACCCCACAATGAGCGTTCTGTTTGCCGGACGCTTCTGCTCCCCTCAGTGA
- the LOC133932848 gene encoding leukocyte elastase inhibitor-like isoform X2, translating into MASSADLSKANTSFCLDLFKKLSDNDKAANVFYSPFSISSALAMVMLGARGNTHTQMSESLKTKHCQDNVHADFSKLLNALNKADAPYSLSVANRLYGEQSYQFVEDFLGETRKHYNAELESVDFQTSHEAARLNINTWVEKQTQGKIQDVLAQGVVDNMTRLVLVNAIYFKGNWNKQFKESDTKDAQFRINKNETKPVKMMHQKTKFPLTFISEVNCQVLEIPYKGEELSMLIFLPMDIDDSSTGLEKLEKELTYENFVEWTRPDMMDKGEVQLGLPRFKMEEKYDMKDVLISMGMVDAFDSGMCDFSGMSPSNDLVLSKVVHKAFVEVNEVGTEAAAATAAIMMLRCLPMPPARFIADHPFVFFIRHNPTMSVLFAGRFCSPQ; encoded by the exons ATGGCATCATCAGCTGATCTGTCCAAGGCCAACACCAGCTTCTGTCTGGATCTGTTCAAGAAGCTGAGTGACAACGACAAGGCAGCAAATGTCTTTTACTCTCCATTTAGCATCTCCTCAGCCCTGGCTATGGTGATGCTGGGGGCcagaggcaacacacacacacagatgtcagaG AGCCTGAAGACCAAGCACTGTCAGGACAACGTCCACGCTGACTTCAGTAAACTGCTGAATGCACTCAACAAGGCAGATGCTCCGTACTCCCTCAGTGTTGCCAACAGACTGTACGGGGAGCAGTCCTACCAGTTTGTCgag GATTTTTTGGGAGAAACCAGGAAGCACTACAATGCAGAGCTGGAGTCTGTGGACTTCCAAACCAGCCATGAAGCAGCAAGACTTAACATCAACACGTGGGTGGAGAAGCAGACTCAAG GTAAAATTCAGGATGTGCTGGCCCAGGGTGTGGTGGACAACATGACCAGGCTGGTGCTGGTGAATGCCATCTACTTCAAAGGCAACTGGAACAAGCAGTTTAAGGAGAGTGACACAAAAGATGCTCAGTTCAGAATCAACAAG AATGAGACGAAGCCAGTGAAGATGATGCATCAGAAAACCAAGTTCCCTTTGACCTTCATCTCTGAGGTCAACTGTCAG GTCTTGGAGATTCCTTACAAAGGGGAGGAGCTCagcatgctcatctttctcccCATGGATATAGATGACAGTTCAACTGGTCTGGAGAAG ctggagaaggagctgacCTATGAGAACTTTGTTGAGTGGACTCGTCCAGACATGATGGATAAAGGAGAGGTTCAATTGGGCCTGCCTCGGTTCAAAATGGAGGAGAAGTATGACATGAAGGATGTCCTGATCAGCATGGGCATGGTGGATGCCTTTGATTCGGGCATGTGTGACTTCTCAG GCATGTCTCCTTCCAATGACCTGGTGCTGTCAAAGGTCGTCCACAAGGCTTTTGTTGAGGTCAATGAGGTGGGAAccgaggctgctgctgccactgctgccaTCATGATGCTGCGCTGTCTTCCAATGCCTCCAGCCAGATTCATTGCAGACCATCCCTTCGTCTTCTTTATCCGACATAACCCCACAATGAGCGTTCTGTTTGCCGGACGCTTCTGCTCCCCTCAGTGA